A single region of the Acidithiobacillus acidisediminis genome encodes:
- a CDS encoding Do family serine endopeptidase, with amino-acid sequence MASPLPTLRFSQRRAVMTAAAVAYLLSGCAQGQVAAPAPIASAAPVAAVPQSTPLKPLVALPDFTPLIERYGPTVVNISTTSEQDIPGASNPFPPDSPFYRFFQHFGAPNAQGKRPPQEKVESLGSGFIISGDGYIVTAAHVVRHAKHIIVTLADHHAYPAKLIGLSVRYDTALLKIQATGLPTAPIGDSSNLKVGQWVLAVGTPFGFSNSVTQGVVSALDRPLPDDEYIPFIQSDVPINPGNSGGPLFNMFGQVVGINDQIYTNSGGYMGLSFSIPINTVMSVVDDLKAHRAIQFGYLGVEVQSVTPDMAEALHLNEPVGALVASIEPDSPAARAGLHAGDVIVTFAGKPVYSVGQLPLLVGTKKPGTQVEIGILRNGKAVNLPITVGALPSPEKAAEMESNQSAKTSVLQIHRLGVSARPAPAKLMQELGITRGVEVVDVHQGAAAEAGIQPGMIIEQFDQKPVQNPQQLQALVNALPADRPIPVLIRQGKSSIFIVLRLPKKGD; translated from the coding sequence ATGGCAAGCCCCCTTCCTACCCTCCGTTTTTCCCAGCGTCGCGCGGTCATGACGGCGGCTGCCGTAGCCTACCTCCTTTCTGGCTGCGCACAAGGACAAGTGGCTGCGCCAGCGCCGATTGCCAGCGCCGCGCCAGTGGCCGCTGTCCCCCAAAGCACGCCATTGAAACCTTTGGTTGCCCTGCCGGATTTCACCCCGCTGATCGAGCGCTATGGGCCAACAGTGGTCAATATCAGCACCACCTCGGAGCAGGATATCCCCGGCGCCAGTAATCCCTTCCCGCCCGACTCGCCCTTCTATCGCTTCTTCCAACATTTTGGCGCTCCCAATGCACAAGGGAAAAGGCCACCGCAGGAAAAAGTCGAGTCTCTCGGTTCGGGCTTTATCATCAGCGGTGATGGCTACATCGTCACTGCGGCCCATGTCGTTCGCCATGCCAAACACATTATCGTGACTCTGGCGGATCATCACGCCTATCCGGCCAAGCTCATTGGCCTATCGGTACGCTACGACACCGCTCTCCTCAAGATCCAGGCTACTGGTCTGCCGACGGCGCCTATCGGCGATTCCAGTAATCTGAAGGTGGGACAATGGGTTCTGGCAGTAGGCACCCCCTTCGGTTTTTCCAATTCCGTCACCCAAGGGGTAGTCAGCGCTCTCGACCGTCCCCTGCCCGATGACGAATATATTCCCTTCATCCAAAGTGATGTGCCCATCAACCCCGGCAATTCGGGTGGCCCACTCTTCAACATGTTTGGGCAGGTGGTCGGCATCAACGACCAGATCTACACCAATAGCGGCGGCTATATGGGCTTGTCGTTCTCGATTCCCATCAACACGGTGATGTCGGTGGTGGACGATCTCAAGGCGCATCGCGCCATCCAGTTTGGCTATCTCGGGGTCGAAGTACAAAGTGTGACGCCAGATATGGCCGAGGCCCTGCACCTGAATGAGCCGGTGGGCGCCTTGGTGGCCTCTATCGAACCAGATAGCCCCGCTGCTCGCGCCGGGCTGCACGCTGGCGATGTCATCGTCACCTTCGCCGGCAAACCTGTCTATAGTGTTGGGCAACTTCCTTTACTGGTCGGCACGAAAAAACCGGGAACCCAAGTAGAAATCGGGATCCTGCGCAACGGCAAGGCGGTCAACCTGCCCATTACCGTTGGCGCCTTGCCAAGCCCAGAGAAAGCTGCGGAGATGGAGAGCAATCAAAGCGCAAAGACTTCCGTTCTCCAGATTCATCGCCTGGGGGTTTCGGCACGGCCCGCCCCTGCCAAGCTGATGCAAGAACTGGGGATCACGCGCGGAGTGGAGGTAGTCGACGTGCATCAGGGTGCAGCGGCAGAGGCCGGCATTCAACCGGGCATGATCATCGAACAGTTTGATCAAAAGCCCGTGCAGAACCCACAGCAGTTGCAAGCCTTGGTCAACGCCCTACCGGCCGACAGACCCATACCGGTCCTCATTCGCCAGGGCAAATCGAGCATCTTTATTGTCCTACGCTTACCGAAAAAAGGTGATTGA
- the rplS gene encoding 50S ribosomal protein L19: MNIIDEINQEQAQSEIPDFIAGDTVAVHVRVKEGERERIQVFEGLCIARRNRGVHSSFTVRKISSGEGVERVFPVHSPLVSKVEVKRRGDVRRAKLYYLRELSGKAARIREKLG; the protein is encoded by the coding sequence GTGAACATCATCGACGAAATCAATCAGGAACAGGCCCAAAGCGAAATCCCCGATTTTATCGCGGGCGATACCGTCGCCGTACACGTGCGTGTGAAGGAAGGCGAGCGGGAGCGTATTCAGGTCTTTGAGGGCCTATGCATCGCGCGCCGCAACCGGGGGGTTCATTCTTCCTTCACGGTGCGCAAAATCTCCAGTGGTGAGGGCGTGGAACGGGTATTTCCCGTGCATTCTCCGCTGGTCTCCAAGGTGGAAGTGAAGCGTCGCGGTGACGTACGGCGCGCCAAGCTCTACTACCTGCGCGAACTCTCTGGCAAGGCAGCCCGTATTCGCGAAAAGCTCGGTTGA
- the xerD gene encoding site-specific tyrosine recombinase XerD — MRLTEARSSSPDADIAQFLDALWLERNLTALTLRAYGQDLEALRGYLQERSRSLCEASNADLANFLAARLAAGAALRSLRRQLSSLRSFYAHALREGWIAQDPSRDLQSPRLGRHLPEVPSEAEVEALLAIPDQSQPMGLRDATMLELLYATGLRVSELVSLELFQVDVSAGVVKTFGKGRKERLVPMGARAQDLLRAYLSQARPLLLRNQAQTAVFLSQRAEPMTRQRFWQIIRRYAELASIHCSLSPHSLRHAFATHLLDHGADLRSVQLMLGHARLSTTEIYTHIAQARLQALHAAHHPRG, encoded by the coding sequence ATGCGCTTGACTGAAGCGCGGTCGTCCAGCCCAGACGCAGATATAGCGCAGTTTCTTGATGCGTTATGGTTGGAGCGCAACCTGACGGCGCTGACCTTGCGCGCCTACGGTCAAGATCTGGAGGCTCTGCGAGGATATCTGCAGGAGCGCAGTCGAAGCCTGTGCGAGGCGAGTAATGCGGATCTGGCAAACTTCCTTGCAGCGCGCCTTGCTGCTGGTGCGGCACTGCGCAGTCTACGGCGACAACTCTCCAGCCTGCGTAGCTTTTATGCTCATGCCTTGCGCGAAGGATGGATTGCTCAGGATCCCAGCCGAGATCTGCAATCTCCCCGTCTGGGGCGCCACCTACCGGAGGTGCCCTCCGAAGCTGAAGTTGAGGCCTTGCTTGCCATACCCGACCAATCGCAGCCTATGGGCCTGCGCGACGCAACCATGCTGGAGCTACTCTACGCCACCGGGTTACGGGTATCCGAGTTGGTGAGTTTGGAATTGTTCCAGGTCGATGTCTCGGCTGGCGTGGTGAAGACCTTTGGCAAAGGCCGAAAAGAGCGCTTGGTGCCGATGGGCGCACGGGCGCAGGACTTACTCCGCGCCTACCTGAGTCAAGCGCGCCCTCTACTCCTGCGTAATCAGGCGCAGACGGCGGTATTCTTGAGCCAGCGGGCCGAACCCATGACTCGGCAGCGCTTTTGGCAGATCATTCGCCGCTACGCTGAGCTCGCCAGTATCCACTGCTCGCTTTCTCCCCATAGTTTGCGCCATGCCTTCGCCACCCACTTGCTTGACCATGGTGCCGATCTGCGCAGTGTGCAACTGATGCTCGGGCATGCTCGGCTCAGTACCACCGAGATCTACACCCACATCGCCCAGGCGCGCTTGCAGGCGTTACATGCCGCGCACCACCCGCGCGGCTGA
- the rpsP gene encoding 30S ribosomal protein S16, with protein sequence MVVIRMARGGAKKRPFYHIVVADSRARRDGRFIERLGFYNPVSNPSELRIDKERAAYWLAQGAQPSDTVARFLKAEGVSKAGVSAG encoded by the coding sequence ATGGTGGTGATTCGGATGGCTCGGGGTGGCGCCAAGAAGCGGCCCTTCTACCACATTGTGGTGGCCGATAGTCGGGCGCGGCGTGACGGACGTTTTATTGAGCGTCTTGGTTTCTACAATCCTGTCAGCAATCCTTCGGAGCTGCGCATCGACAAGGAACGCGCAGCATACTGGCTGGCGCAGGGGGCCCAGCCGTCCGATACCGTGGCGCGCTTCCTCAAGGCAGAAGGCGTGAGCAAAGCGGGTGTCAGCGCCGGCTGA
- the rimM gene encoding ribosome maturation factor RimM (Essential for efficient processing of 16S rRNA), protein MGRISGLYGIRGAVKVFSYTEERDGILAHPLWYVGSAHRPYSVLSGGLQAGAVIAQLQGVDDREGARALIGQEIAVPASALPPLPQGEYYWRDLIGMQVFNRAAVLLGEVKDLLETGANDVLVVQDVEGAERLIPWTAEVQVDSERRRIELDWEKDW, encoded by the coding sequence TTGGGCCGCATTTCTGGCCTGTATGGTATCCGTGGTGCGGTCAAAGTCTTTTCTTACACGGAAGAACGTGATGGGATCCTTGCGCATCCGCTTTGGTATGTGGGATCTGCGCACCGACCCTATTCCGTCCTGTCCGGTGGCCTGCAGGCTGGTGCTGTCATCGCGCAGTTGCAGGGGGTGGATGATCGTGAGGGCGCCCGGGCACTGATCGGGCAAGAGATTGCCGTTCCAGCGTCGGCTCTGCCGCCTCTGCCGCAGGGTGAGTATTACTGGCGCGATCTGATCGGCATGCAGGTGTTCAACCGCGCTGCAGTGTTGCTCGGGGAAGTGAAGGATTTGCTGGAAACCGGTGCCAACGATGTCCTCGTGGTACAGGATGTGGAAGGCGCAGAACGCCTGATTCCCTGGACTGCCGAGGTTCAGGTCGATAGTGAAAGGCGCCGGATCGAACTGGACTGGGAAAAGGACTGGTGA
- the ffh gene encoding signal recognition particle protein: MFESLSQRLNQSFKALRGQARLSEDNIRDALRDVRMALLEADVALPVVKDFIAQVRQKALGEEVLRSLSPGQVFIKIVNDELTHLMGTHNDRLDLQARPPVVILMAGLQGSGKTTTSAKLALWLKEREKKRVLLVSTDVYRPAAMEQLASLGRDIEVEVFPSHPSQAPVQIARDALDAARKQVVDVLIVDTAGRLHVDEEMMAEAKALTATVQPTELLFVVDAMTGQDAVNTAKAFDSALPLTGVILTKADGDARGGAALSIRAITGKPIKFLGVGEKVRKGLEAFHPERMASRILGMGDIVSLVEQVQQDVDLEQAQRMTDKLRKGKGFDLEDFREQLRQVERMGGLGSILDKLPGMGELSSEAQGALQDKKPMRRLEAIINSMTMDERHHPEIIKASRRRRIAAGSGTTVAEVNKLLKQFEMMQKMFKKMGKGGKGLGRLLGMNPRNLMKGGLPFQ, from the coding sequence ATGTTCGAATCCCTTAGTCAACGTCTCAATCAGAGTTTCAAGGCCTTGCGTGGTCAGGCGCGGCTCAGCGAGGACAATATTCGCGACGCCCTGCGCGATGTACGCATGGCATTGCTGGAGGCGGACGTTGCCCTGCCCGTGGTCAAGGACTTCATTGCGCAAGTCCGCCAGAAAGCGTTGGGCGAAGAAGTGCTGCGCAGCCTCAGTCCCGGTCAGGTCTTCATCAAGATTGTGAACGACGAGCTCACCCATCTGATGGGCACCCACAATGATCGGCTGGATCTCCAGGCTCGACCCCCGGTGGTCATTCTGATGGCGGGATTGCAGGGGTCGGGAAAAACCACGACTAGCGCCAAGCTCGCGCTCTGGCTCAAGGAGCGGGAGAAGAAGCGTGTCCTCCTCGTCAGTACTGACGTCTACCGGCCTGCCGCCATGGAACAGCTGGCCAGCCTCGGACGCGACATTGAAGTCGAAGTATTCCCCAGTCATCCAAGTCAGGCGCCGGTACAAATCGCGCGGGATGCCCTGGACGCTGCGCGCAAGCAGGTGGTCGACGTGTTGATCGTCGACACCGCCGGCCGCTTACACGTCGACGAAGAGATGATGGCGGAAGCCAAGGCCCTGACAGCGACGGTACAGCCAACGGAGCTGCTGTTTGTGGTCGATGCCATGACGGGCCAGGACGCCGTCAATACTGCCAAGGCGTTTGATAGCGCCCTGCCGCTGACGGGGGTGATTTTGACCAAGGCTGATGGTGACGCGCGCGGTGGTGCTGCCCTATCGATTCGCGCCATCACCGGCAAGCCCATCAAGTTCCTGGGGGTCGGGGAAAAAGTGCGCAAGGGCCTCGAGGCCTTTCACCCCGAACGGATGGCGTCGCGGATTCTCGGCATGGGCGATATCGTCAGTTTGGTCGAGCAGGTGCAGCAGGATGTCGACCTGGAACAAGCGCAGCGCATGACCGACAAACTCCGCAAGGGTAAGGGCTTTGATCTCGAGGATTTTCGTGAGCAGCTGCGGCAGGTCGAGCGCATGGGGGGCTTGGGCAGCATCCTCGACAAGCTGCCGGGAATGGGCGAATTATCCAGCGAGGCCCAGGGCGCGCTGCAGGACAAGAAACCCATGCGCCGCCTGGAGGCGATCATCAACTCCATGACCATGGACGAACGGCATCACCCGGAAATTATCAAGGCGTCGCGTCGTCGGCGCATCGCCGCAGGCTCCGGCACCACTGTGGCTGAGGTCAACAAGTTGCTCAAGCAATTTGAGATGATGCAGAAAATGTTCAAAAAGATGGGCAAGGGCGGCAAGGGACTTGGACGCTTGCTGGGGATGAATCCGCGCAATCTGATGAAAGGTGGTCTGCCCTTTCAATGA
- the ribD gene encoding bifunctional diaminohydroxyphosphoribosylaminopyrimidine deaminase/5-amino-6-(5-phosphoribosylamino)uracil reductase RibD — translation MMSDTDQSDRDFMRAALALAQQGLFSTHPNPRVGALVVRDGEVIGRGAHHQAGGAHAEVFALQEAGARARGATLYVTLEPCSHQGRTPPCNDAVIAAGISRVVVATVDPNPLVRGAGIARLRAAGISVVQSCLEEQAIWLNRGFFQRMRAQRPWIRIKQASSLDGKVALANGESQWLTGETARADVQRERAQASAILVGVGTVLADDPRLAPRMEEKLLRYPVKIILDGRLRTPPTAAVLRSPGVTWVVHRQDLDDSANANQLLAAGARLFALPAADSGIGVDFPALLQLLVQEEINEVLVEAGGRLASSLLAADLVDEYLLYYAPLLLGRDARPFAELGPVARLSEVPRWRLLENLALGADVKLRYLCREAI, via the coding sequence ATGATGAGTGACACGGATCAAAGCGATCGCGATTTTATGCGCGCGGCCCTTGCGCTGGCGCAGCAGGGGCTATTCAGCACGCATCCGAATCCCCGGGTCGGCGCATTGGTCGTGCGTGACGGCGAGGTGATCGGGCGAGGGGCACACCATCAGGCGGGCGGCGCCCATGCTGAAGTCTTTGCCTTGCAGGAGGCAGGGGCGCGAGCACGGGGGGCGACTTTGTATGTAACCCTTGAGCCCTGCAGTCATCAGGGTCGCACGCCGCCCTGCAATGACGCGGTGATTGCCGCTGGTATCTCGCGCGTGGTGGTCGCCACCGTCGATCCCAATCCCCTGGTGCGTGGTGCAGGGATCGCGCGTCTGCGTGCCGCTGGTATCAGCGTGGTGCAGTCCTGCCTGGAGGAGCAGGCCATTTGGCTGAACCGCGGTTTCTTCCAACGGATGCGCGCCCAGCGCCCATGGATACGAATCAAACAGGCCAGCAGTCTGGATGGCAAGGTGGCATTGGCCAACGGCGAGAGTCAATGGTTGACCGGCGAAACGGCGCGGGCCGATGTGCAGCGGGAACGGGCGCAGGCCAGTGCGATCCTGGTTGGGGTGGGGACGGTGCTGGCCGATGACCCCCGCCTTGCGCCACGCATGGAGGAGAAGCTCCTGCGCTATCCAGTCAAAATCATTCTTGATGGTCGATTGCGCACCCCTCCCACGGCAGCGGTCTTGCGCAGCCCAGGCGTTACTTGGGTCGTGCATCGCCAGGATCTGGATGATAGCGCCAACGCAAATCAACTTTTGGCTGCTGGCGCGCGCTTGTTCGCTCTTCCTGCGGCAGATTCTGGAATCGGCGTCGATTTCCCGGCTTTGCTGCAGCTTCTGGTGCAAGAAGAAATCAATGAGGTTCTGGTGGAGGCGGGAGGGCGTTTGGCCAGTAGTCTCTTGGCCGCTGATCTGGTGGACGAATATCTGCTGTATTATGCCCCATTACTTCTGGGGCGGGATGCCCGTCCCTTTGCCGAGCTTGGCCCGGTTGCGCGACTCAGCGAGGTTCCGCGCTGGCGCTTGCTGGAAAATCTCGCACTGGGCGCGGACGTAAAGTTGCGCTATCTCTGTCGGGAGGCAATCTGA
- the glyA gene encoding serine hydroxymethyltransferase has product MFSSSQRLADFDPALAQAMEKERVRQEDHVELIASENYTSPMVMAAQGSVLTNKYAEGYPGKRYYGGCEYVDIVEQLAIDRAKELFGAEHANVQPHSGSQANQAVYFSVLKPGDKIMGMSLAHGGHLTHGAKVNLSGKVFDVVAYGVRREDGRIDYDAMAAQAEQERPKMIVAGASAYSRIIDFARIGEIARSIDAYLLVDMAHIAGLVAAGLHPSPVPHADFVTTTTHKTLRGPRGGLILCREEYAKKVNSLIFPGIQGGPLMHVIAGKAVAFQEALQPEFKSYQAQVIRNAQRLASVLGGRGYQAVSGGTDNHLFLLDLGEKVTGKEAEEALGNANITVNKNAVPFDVRPPAVTSGIRIGTPAATTRGFAEPEMEILGTAIADVLDAHADAAAVNNVQSRIVDLCRRFPVYG; this is encoded by the coding sequence ATGTTCTCTTCCTCCCAGCGCCTTGCCGATTTCGACCCTGCCCTGGCGCAAGCCATGGAAAAGGAGCGGGTTCGGCAAGAAGACCATGTTGAATTGATTGCTTCGGAAAACTACACCAGCCCCATGGTGATGGCGGCACAAGGTTCTGTGCTTACCAATAAATATGCGGAGGGTTACCCCGGTAAGCGCTACTATGGTGGCTGTGAGTATGTCGACATCGTCGAACAGCTCGCCATTGATCGTGCCAAGGAATTGTTTGGTGCCGAACATGCGAATGTACAGCCGCATTCCGGCTCCCAGGCCAATCAGGCAGTCTATTTCTCCGTGCTCAAGCCGGGCGACAAGATCATGGGTATGAGTCTGGCCCATGGTGGACATCTGACGCATGGCGCCAAGGTGAATCTGTCGGGTAAGGTCTTCGATGTCGTGGCCTACGGTGTGCGGCGCGAAGATGGGCGCATCGATTACGACGCCATGGCGGCGCAGGCGGAGCAGGAGCGTCCCAAAATGATTGTGGCGGGGGCCAGCGCCTATTCGCGGATCATTGATTTTGCGCGGATCGGCGAGATCGCACGCAGCATCGACGCTTATTTGCTGGTGGACATGGCGCATATTGCCGGGCTCGTGGCGGCAGGGCTGCATCCCAGTCCGGTACCGCACGCCGATTTTGTCACCACCACCACCCACAAAACCCTGCGTGGCCCACGCGGTGGCTTGATTCTCTGCCGGGAAGAATACGCGAAGAAGGTCAATTCCCTCATTTTCCCCGGTATTCAGGGCGGGCCATTGATGCACGTCATTGCGGGCAAGGCGGTGGCATTTCAGGAAGCCCTGCAGCCGGAGTTCAAGAGCTACCAGGCGCAGGTGATTCGCAATGCGCAAAGACTGGCGTCGGTTCTGGGGGGGCGAGGGTATCAGGCCGTTTCTGGTGGCACCGATAATCATCTCTTTCTCCTTGATCTGGGCGAGAAGGTGACGGGAAAGGAGGCGGAGGAAGCCCTGGGCAATGCCAACATCACGGTAAACAAAAATGCGGTGCCCTTCGATGTCCGCCCGCCGGCGGTCACCAGTGGCATTCGTATTGGTACCCCTGCGGCTACCACTCGCGGCTTTGCCGAGCCAGAGATGGAGATCCTCGGCACAGCCATCGCCGATGTTCTGGACGCCCATGCGGATGCGGCGGCGGTGAACAATGTTCAGAGCCGTATCGTGGATCTCTGCCGGCGTTTTCCGGTCTATGGCTAA
- the trxA gene encoding thioredoxin, producing the protein MATGPQVVEVNLGNFAEAVEKESFQRPVLVDFWAPWCGPCRALGPVLERLAEEMQGAFLLAKINSDENPELSRQYSVRGIPAVKAFRDGRVVDEFTGALPESALRQFLDKILPKAGDEQRRAGMEALARGDTAAAEQAFRAALAQDARNDEARLELARLLMGRGDHSAAETEIAALSPAFQASEGVEALRALVEFSTALRDAPPSEEIARRMRESSGDEQAEAMYQHALRELLQGREQAALEQLIEMVQQHRKYGDDLARKTLLKIFLLLGKEHPLVNEYRSKLARALY; encoded by the coding sequence ATGGCGACTGGCCCGCAGGTTGTGGAAGTAAACCTCGGCAATTTTGCTGAGGCAGTCGAAAAGGAATCGTTTCAGCGCCCGGTCCTGGTGGATTTCTGGGCACCCTGGTGTGGGCCCTGTCGCGCCCTCGGCCCGGTGTTGGAGCGCCTTGCCGAGGAAATGCAAGGAGCCTTCTTGCTGGCCAAAATCAACTCCGATGAAAATCCAGAGCTATCGCGCCAGTATTCCGTGCGTGGCATTCCCGCAGTCAAGGCCTTCCGCGATGGGCGGGTGGTGGATGAATTCACCGGCGCTCTGCCGGAATCTGCCCTGCGCCAGTTTCTCGACAAGATTTTGCCCAAGGCCGGCGATGAGCAGCGCAGGGCCGGCATGGAGGCATTGGCGCGGGGTGATACCGCCGCAGCAGAACAGGCCTTTCGCGCGGCGCTTGCGCAGGATGCACGGAATGACGAAGCACGCCTCGAACTTGCGCGCCTGTTGATGGGTCGCGGCGACCATAGCGCGGCGGAGACAGAGATCGCGGCCTTGAGTCCAGCCTTCCAGGCCAGCGAGGGTGTCGAAGCCCTGCGGGCTCTGGTGGAGTTTTCGACGGCGCTACGCGATGCGCCTCCGAGCGAGGAAATTGCCCGGCGGATGCGCGAGAGCAGCGGCGACGAGCAGGCGGAAGCCATGTACCAGCATGCCTTGCGTGAGCTGCTGCAGGGTCGGGAACAAGCCGCTTTGGAGCAACTCATCGAAATGGTGCAGCAGCATCGAAAATATGGTGACGATCTGGCACGCAAGACCCTGCTGAAAATATTCCTGCTCCTTGGCAAGGAGCATCCGTTGGTCAACGAATATCGCAGCAAACTAGCGCGGGCGCTATATTGA
- the trmD gene encoding tRNA (guanosine(37)-N1)-methyltransferase TrmD, producing MRFDVISIFPELIESYFQAGVLARGRQRGLLDLRVWNPRDFSTLPHQRVDDRPFGGGPGMLMMAPPLLAAIAAARKENVAAPVAYLSPQGRPLRQEDCQRFSARRGMILLAGRYEGIDERVMAQVDEEWSLGDYVLAGGELPALVLIEATARLLPGFLGHEASAQEDSFAAAELLDCPHYTRPESWAGVAVPSVLLSGDHARIARWRHGQSLLRTRARRPDLWGQRQLSAEDIRCLQEAEGLDESGRV from the coding sequence ATGCGTTTCGATGTCATCAGTATTTTTCCGGAGCTGATCGAGAGTTATTTCCAGGCTGGGGTCCTGGCACGGGGACGGCAGCGTGGTCTGTTGGATCTGCGGGTGTGGAATCCGCGCGATTTCAGCACGTTGCCGCATCAGCGGGTGGATGATCGACCCTTTGGGGGTGGTCCGGGAATGCTGATGATGGCACCGCCACTCTTGGCCGCCATTGCGGCGGCGCGGAAAGAGAACGTCGCGGCGCCAGTTGCCTACCTGTCGCCGCAGGGGCGTCCTCTGCGCCAGGAAGATTGCCAGCGCTTCAGTGCGCGCCGGGGGATGATTCTCTTGGCTGGCCGCTACGAGGGTATCGATGAGCGGGTCATGGCGCAGGTCGACGAGGAGTGGTCGCTGGGGGACTACGTGCTTGCCGGGGGGGAGTTGCCAGCGCTGGTCCTGATCGAGGCAACGGCGCGTTTGTTGCCCGGTTTTTTGGGGCACGAGGCATCAGCACAGGAAGACAGTTTCGCCGCCGCGGAGTTGTTGGATTGCCCCCATTACACCCGGCCAGAGTCCTGGGCGGGGGTTGCTGTACCGTCGGTGTTGTTGTCTGGCGATCACGCACGCATCGCGCGCTGGCGGCATGGGCAGTCTTTGTTGCGCACGCGGGCGCGGCGCCCGGATCTGTGGGGGCAGCGCCAGCTGTCGGCAGAGGATATACGCTGTCTGCAAGAAGCAGAGGGCTTGGACGAAAGTGGCAGGGTGTGA
- the nrdR gene encoding transcriptional regulator NrdR, translating to MHCPFCAHEDTRVVDSRIADDGESVRRRRECPACGQRFTTFERADLAFPMVVKADGRREPYRQEKLLAGLQRALSKRPVPMAKIDLALREIEKQIRSQAEREIPARHIGDLVMAALRDLDPVAYVRFASVYRRFDDLHAFNSEIQALLDPERKDERVDDE from the coding sequence GTGCACTGCCCTTTTTGCGCGCATGAGGATACCCGCGTCGTCGACTCGCGTATCGCCGATGATGGCGAATCCGTGCGTCGACGACGGGAGTGCCCTGCCTGCGGCCAGCGCTTTACCACCTTCGAGCGGGCGGACTTGGCCTTTCCCATGGTGGTCAAGGCGGATGGTCGGCGGGAACCCTATCGGCAAGAGAAGCTCCTGGCGGGTTTGCAACGGGCACTGAGCAAGCGCCCAGTACCGATGGCGAAGATCGATCTCGCCCTGCGCGAGATCGAGAAACAGATTCGTAGTCAGGCAGAGCGAGAAATTCCAGCACGCCATATTGGTGATTTGGTGATGGCGGCCCTGCGCGATCTAGATCCGGTTGCCTATGTGCGCTTTGCCTCGGTGTATCGCCGTTTCGATGATCTGCATGCCTTCAATAGCGAAATCCAGGCCCTGCTGGATCCAGAACGAAAAGACGAACGCGTTGATGATGAGTGA
- a CDS encoding methylated-DNA--[protein]-cysteine S-methyltransferase: MSRRWLYAVAGLGTLVLEFHGVVLTGLSPAPDVAMDLPFLPAQHAVAQALGAYAAGDFAVYERLLLQLPLQAVGTPFQQRVWRALQEIPVGIVRSYGELADTLHSAPRAVGQACRKNPIAILIPCHRIVAKQGLGGYAGKRRGPELAYKAFLLRHEGVFHALD, translated from the coding sequence GTGAGCCGTCGCTGGCTCTACGCCGTCGCTGGCTTGGGCACGCTGGTGCTTGAATTTCACGGTGTCGTGCTCACTGGACTAAGCCCTGCGCCAGACGTGGCAATGGATCTGCCCTTCCTCCCGGCGCAACACGCTGTCGCGCAAGCCCTTGGAGCCTATGCCGCAGGGGATTTTGCCGTGTATGAGCGCTTGCTTTTGCAACTCCCCCTGCAGGCAGTGGGAACTCCTTTTCAGCAGCGTGTCTGGCGTGCCCTGCAAGAGATTCCTGTAGGGATTGTGCGCAGCTATGGTGAGCTTGCCGATACTTTGCACAGTGCGCCACGAGCCGTTGGCCAGGCCTGCCGCAAAAATCCTATTGCCATTCTCATCCCGTGCCATCGCATCGTCGCAAAACAGGGTCTCGGCGGCTACGCGGGCAAACGAAGGGGTCCCGAGCTCGCCTATAAGGCATTCCTCCTCCGCCATGAAGGCGTTTTCCATGCGCTTGACTGA